One segment of Coffea arabica cultivar ET-39 chromosome 7c, Coffea Arabica ET-39 HiFi, whole genome shotgun sequence DNA contains the following:
- the LOC113697791 gene encoding uncharacterized protein codes for MDDLDIELDEMELVAAAAGYYYYNSITTQPCRSLSPTKSSFMAEVLNGQDDLCREMFRMDKHVFHKLCGIFRQRGMLRDTAGVMIEEQFAIFLNIVGHNERNRVIQERFQHSGETISRHFNNVLKAIKSLSREFLEPPPLTTPPEILRSNRFYPYFKDCIGVIDAMHIPAHVPAKDQSRFRNKKGVLTQNVLAACTLDLQFIFIYPGWEGSVADSRILKAVLDDPDQNFPQIPEGKYYLVDTGYLNMEGFIAPFEGVRYHLHEYRGAHQLPRNAKELFNHRHSSLSNAMWKSFNVLKERFPILKLAPQYGFHTQRDIVIAACVLHNHIRREEKNDWLFESVGARVEELRDFDDQPDPQLAFQIQDQMAASLRDSITTAMWNDFYNDWEEW; via the exons ATGGATGACCTTGACATTGAATTGGATGAAATGGAACTAGTTGCAGCAGCTGCTGGTTACTACTATTATAATAGTATAACCACTCAGCCTTGTCGTAGTTTGTCACCCACAAAATCTAGTTTTATGGCTGAAGTACTCAATGGTCAGGATGATTTATGTCGGGAAATGTTTCGGATGGACAAACATGTTTTTCACAAGTTATGTGGTATTTTTCGACAGAGAGGCATGCTGCGTGACACGGCTGGTGTCATGATAGAAGAGCagtttgcaatttttttaaacattgTGGGTCACAATGAGCGCAATAGAGTTATACAAGAACGCTTCCAGCATTCTGGGGAAACCATAAGCAGGCATTTCAATAATGTTTTGAAGGCAATTAAGTCGCTATCGCGTGAATTTCTTGAACCACCTCCTCTCACTACCCCTCCAGAGATCCTCAGAAGTAATAGATTCTACCCATACTTCAAG gattgcattggGGTTATTGATGCCATGCATATACCTGCCCATGTACCGGCTAAAGATCAATCACGATTTCGCAATAAAAAGGGGGTGTTGACACAGAATGTTTTGGCAGCATGTACTTTGGATCTTCAGTTTATATTCATCTATCCTGGTTGGGAAGGCTCTGTTGCGGATTCACGTATATTGAAAGCTGTTCTTGATGATCCGGATCAAAACTTTCCTCAAATTCCGGAAG GAAAATACTATCTTGTTGATACTGGCTATTTGAATATGGAGGGCTTTATTGCTCCATTTGAAGGCGTCCGCTATCACCTTCACGAATATAGAGGTGCTCACCAATTACCAAGAAATGCAAAGGAATTGTTTAATCATCGCCACTCATCTTTAAGCAATGCTATGTGGAAGTCCTTTAATGTGCTAAAAGAACGATTTCCAATCCTTAAACTTGCTCCCCAATATGGTTTCCACACCCAAAGGGATATTGTCATAGCTGCCTGTGTTTTACACAATCACATCCGGCGTGAGGAAAAGAATGACTGGTTATTTGAGAGTGTTGGTGCAAGAGTTGAAGAGCTgcgtgattttgatgatcaacCAGATCCACAGTTGGCTTTCCAGATACAAGATCAGATGGCAGCCTCTTTAAGAGACTCAATTACCACAGCAATGTGGAATGATTTTTACAATGATTGGGAGGAATGGTAA